Proteins from a genomic interval of Myxococcales bacterium:
- a CDS encoding enoyl-CoA hydratase/isomerase family protein, protein MLEACEDEIVTLTFNDQAHLNAMTQPMGEAFRDCIQRLKDDAAVRAVVITGSGSAFSAGGDLDMIEGLAQQARRGDARASIQAFMRSFYELFLSLRTLPVPTLAAINGHAIGAGLGVALACDIRYVAREAKLGLNFTKLGLHPGMGVSWTLPRLIGPSLAAELLYTSRTVTGEEAAALGLASRCLPAAEVLPATLKVAREIASCSPVAVRSLKKGLAHSPEVDLAAQLDFESSEQATCFESDDMLEGLAAALERRTPEFEGR, encoded by the coding sequence ATTCTCGAGGCGTGTGAGGACGAGATCGTCACGCTGACGTTCAACGATCAGGCCCATCTCAATGCCATGACCCAACCCATGGGCGAAGCGTTCCGCGACTGCATCCAGCGGTTGAAGGACGACGCGGCCGTGCGTGCGGTCGTCATCACCGGAAGCGGCAGCGCATTTTCTGCCGGGGGTGACCTCGACATGATCGAGGGACTCGCCCAGCAGGCCCGACGAGGCGATGCGCGAGCGTCGATCCAGGCCTTCATGCGATCGTTCTACGAACTCTTCCTGTCGCTCCGCACGCTGCCCGTCCCGACTCTGGCGGCGATCAACGGCCATGCGATCGGGGCCGGGCTGGGCGTCGCCCTCGCCTGCGACATTCGCTACGTCGCCCGAGAAGCCAAACTGGGGCTCAACTTCACCAAACTCGGGCTGCACCCGGGCATGGGCGTTTCCTGGACCCTGCCCCGCCTGATCGGCCCGTCCCTGGCCGCTGAATTGCTCTACACGAGCCGTACGGTGACTGGAGAGGAGGCCGCCGCACTGGGACTCGCCAGCCGCTGCCTGCCGGCGGCCGAAGTACTGCCCGCGACCCTGAAAGTTGCCCGGGAAATCGCCAGCTGCTCTCCTGTGGCCGTCCGCTCCCTCAAAAAGGGCCTCGCCCACTCGCCCGAAGTCGATCTGGCCGCCCAGTTGGACTTCGAATCGTCCGAGCAAGCGACTTGTTTCGAGAGTGATGACATGCTGGAGGGGCTCGCCGCAGCACTGGAGCGCCGCACACCCGAATTCGAGGGGCGTTGA
- the ftsZ gene encoding cell division protein FtsZ, with amino-acid sequence MAKKKRNKKSEPVDLLEIGPDDGQEFLEFEASANQSATIKVIGVGGGGGNALNTMIRSGLRGVDFIAANTDAQALKHNLAPIKIQLGAEVTRGLGCGANPDRGRASALEARERLRELLEGSDMIFVTAGMGGGTGTGAAPIVAEVAREIGALTVGVVTKPFMFEGKVRTKHADRGIDELHQVVDTLITIPNQRLLALAGKNTGIQDAFTLADDVLLNAVRGISDLITIHGLINLDFADVRTVMNEAGVAMMGTGIGRGESRAVDAAQSAISSPLLEDLSIEGARGVLINITGSESMSLFEVNEASTLVQEAAHEDANIIFGAVIDETMDDDEIRVTVIATGLEGVQSRTRPPRRRSYDDEICTPLTAPANVTSLHMESEVAQQERQSEPAAQIDESELEPIPMSADEMAHAEASAGEFASPFEDELDTPAFLRRRQSEREEDPEEPAFLRRAQD; translated from the coding sequence ATGGCGAAGAAGAAGCGGAACAAGAAGTCCGAACCTGTCGATTTGCTCGAGATCGGCCCGGACGACGGGCAGGAATTCCTGGAATTCGAAGCGTCGGCGAACCAATCGGCGACGATCAAGGTCATCGGGGTTGGCGGCGGCGGCGGGAATGCCCTGAACACGATGATCCGGTCGGGACTCCGCGGGGTCGACTTCATCGCCGCGAACACGGATGCCCAGGCTTTGAAGCACAACCTGGCTCCGATCAAGATTCAGTTGGGAGCCGAGGTCACCCGGGGTCTCGGCTGTGGAGCCAATCCTGATCGCGGTCGCGCTTCTGCCCTCGAGGCGCGGGAGCGCTTGCGAGAGCTTCTCGAAGGCTCCGACATGATCTTCGTGACTGCCGGAATGGGCGGCGGAACCGGAACCGGTGCTGCACCGATCGTCGCGGAAGTCGCACGAGAAATTGGCGCCCTGACCGTGGGTGTGGTCACCAAACCTTTCATGTTCGAAGGCAAGGTGCGAACGAAGCACGCTGATCGCGGAATTGACGAACTGCACCAGGTCGTCGATACCCTGATCACGATTCCCAACCAGCGCCTGCTGGCCCTCGCCGGAAAGAACACCGGTATCCAAGATGCCTTCACCCTCGCCGACGATGTCTTGCTCAATGCAGTTCGCGGCATTTCCGATCTGATCACGATCCACGGCCTGATCAATCTCGACTTCGCTGATGTTCGCACGGTGATGAACGAAGCCGGTGTCGCCATGATGGGGACCGGGATCGGACGCGGCGAATCGCGTGCGGTCGACGCCGCCCAGTCGGCAATCTCGAGCCCGTTGCTCGAAGATCTTTCGATCGAGGGAGCGCGCGGCGTATTGATCAACATCACCGGCAGCGAAAGCATGAGCTTGTTCGAGGTAAACGAAGCCTCGACACTGGTTCAAGAAGCAGCGCACGAAGACGCAAACATCATCTTCGGTGCGGTGATCGATGAAACCATGGATGACGACGAGATCCGGGTCACCGTCATTGCGACCGGTCTCGAAGGGGTCCAATCGCGAACGCGACCACCTCGGCGGCGCAGCTACGACGACGAGATCTGCACACCTCTGACGGCTCCGGCCAACGTCACGTCCCTGCATATGGAATCCGAAGTTGCGCAACAGGAGCGGCAAAGCGAACCCGCGGCTCAGATTGACGAATCGGAACTCGAACCCATCCCGATGAGCGCCGACGAGATGGCACACGCGGAGGCGAGCGCGGGGGAGTTCGCCTCACCTTTTGAAGACGAACTCGATACTCCGGCGTTCCTGCGACGCAGACAAAGCGAACGGGAGGAAGACCCGGAGGAACCGGCGTTCTTGCGCCGCGCCCAGGACTAA
- the ftsA gene encoding cell division protein FtsA: MTRKEDLIVGLDIGTTKICAIVGERTENGVNIIGIGTHVSKGLRKGVVIDIDATVHSIKMAVEEAEMMADCEIASVYAGIAGGHIRGFNSNGVVALKDREVRQSDIRRVIDAAKAVAIPMDREVIHIIPQEFVIDEQDGIREPLGMSGVRLEAKIHIVTAAVTSAQNIVKSCNKAGLNVIDIVLEPLASAQAVLASDERELGVCMIDIGGGTTDIAVFADGSIKNTSVLGFGGYHLTNDIAVGLRTPFNEAERIKKTFGVASARFLSSDDVLTVPSVGGRRPREVSRKILCEIIEPRAEEILTLARQEIVRSNLADRIPSGVVLTGGAAALAGIAELAEEIFEAPVRIGTPINVGGLLNVVKSPMYATGVGLVCHGFSQESTRFKGFRIRDESIFGRVKQRMRDWFYTEFA; encoded by the coding sequence ATGACACGCAAGGAAGACTTGATCGTCGGGTTGGACATCGGCACCACCAAGATCTGCGCAATCGTGGGAGAACGAACGGAGAACGGTGTGAATATCATCGGCATCGGGACTCACGTTTCGAAGGGCCTGCGCAAGGGTGTCGTGATTGACATCGATGCCACTGTCCACTCAATCAAGATGGCGGTTGAAGAAGCCGAGATGATGGCGGATTGCGAAATTGCCTCGGTCTATGCCGGAATCGCGGGAGGTCATATTCGCGGTTTCAACTCCAACGGCGTCGTGGCACTCAAGGATCGCGAGGTTCGCCAAAGCGACATCCGTCGCGTGATCGACGCCGCCAAGGCCGTAGCCATTCCGATGGATCGCGAGGTCATCCACATCATCCCCCAGGAGTTCGTGATCGACGAACAGGATGGAATCCGCGAACCCCTCGGCATGAGCGGCGTGCGACTCGAAGCGAAGATCCACATCGTCACGGCGGCCGTGACGAGCGCGCAAAATATCGTGAAGTCGTGCAACAAGGCCGGGCTCAACGTCATCGATATCGTGCTCGAACCCCTGGCTTCAGCCCAGGCCGTGCTGGCGAGTGACGAGCGGGAACTCGGCGTGTGCATGATCGACATCGGCGGCGGCACGACGGACATCGCTGTATTCGCCGACGGTTCGATCAAGAACACCTCGGTGCTCGGATTTGGCGGGTATCACCTGACCAACGACATCGCGGTCGGTCTGCGCACACCCTTCAACGAAGCCGAGCGCATCAAGAAGACCTTCGGTGTGGCGTCGGCGCGTTTTCTCTCGAGCGACGACGTGCTCACGGTTCCGTCGGTCGGGGGGCGACGGCCACGGGAGGTGTCGCGCAAGATCTTGTGCGAAATCATCGAGCCCCGGGCGGAAGAAATCCTCACCTTGGCGAGACAGGAGATCGTGCGCTCGAATCTCGCCGATCGCATTCCGTCGGGGGTAGTCCTCACCGGCGGAGCGGCGGCCCTGGCCGGAATTGCCGAACTCGCTGAGGAAATCTTCGAAGCGCCGGTCCGGATCGGTACGCCGATCAACGTCGGCGGACTGCTCAATGTGGTCAAGAGCCCGATGTACGCAACGGGAGTCGGCCTGGTCTGTCACGGGTTTTCCCAGGAATCAACTCGTTTCAAGGGCTTCCGAATTCGCGACGAGTCGATCTTCGGTCGGGTCAAACAGCGTATGCGCGACTGGTTCTACACCGAGTTCGCATAG
- a CDS encoding FtsQ-type POTRA domain-containing protein encodes MSPKRTTRGKASGKARRQSSWVSRLTQRWPPLGRGVRGAGRSRGRVGPGRIQRGSFAVYFRPAVAGLFFIALVLGVLVSHPVIESSRGDKQSALQVRVQSVAVLGNHRLSLADVARASGVAPDSLASEVDSAQVAKTLEQHPWIRRAEATLLPDGKLLVRIKERKPIALVREVVRDSRNADNTENQTVWRLVDATGTPFARTRAEDWSRLPRLRSQRTLATGEIDPTLVEALSIVRFMRSHAGRRLGAREIELPARDAGRGWVLHSQTLPHTVILGEKELEPRLERLALLLASDLPSARGAEEIDLRFADRAVLRSRSPSR; translated from the coding sequence ATGAGTCCAAAACGCACGACTCGGGGAAAAGCCAGCGGCAAGGCCAGACGCCAGAGTTCGTGGGTCAGCCGACTGACGCAACGCTGGCCCCCGCTCGGACGCGGGGTCCGCGGTGCAGGGCGCAGTCGCGGTCGCGTCGGACCCGGGCGAATTCAGCGAGGTTCCTTTGCTGTTTACTTTCGTCCCGCCGTCGCGGGACTGTTCTTCATTGCGCTGGTGCTTGGCGTTTTGGTCAGCCACCCGGTCATCGAAAGTTCCCGGGGAGACAAGCAGAGCGCGCTGCAGGTCCGGGTTCAATCCGTTGCAGTGTTGGGCAACCATCGGCTTTCATTGGCCGACGTTGCCCGGGCGAGTGGCGTCGCACCCGACAGCCTCGCCAGTGAAGTCGATTCCGCGCAGGTCGCAAAGACTCTCGAACAACATCCCTGGATAAGACGTGCCGAGGCGACCCTGCTGCCCGACGGCAAATTGCTCGTCCGCATCAAAGAGCGCAAACCGATCGCATTGGTACGAGAAGTGGTGCGAGACTCCCGAAACGCCGACAACACCGAAAACCAAACCGTCTGGCGTCTTGTGGATGCAACCGGCACGCCCTTTGCGCGAACCCGGGCCGAGGATTGGAGTCGCCTGCCCCGCTTGCGCAGTCAGCGGACCCTGGCGACGGGCGAGATCGATCCCACCCTGGTCGAGGCACTCTCGATCGTGAGGTTCATGCGCAGCCACGCCGGGCGACGCCTGGGGGCGCGCGAAATCGAACTTCCCGCGCGCGACGCGGGCCGGGGCTGGGTGCTGCACTCCCAGACGCTTCCCCACACCGTCATCCTGGGCGAGAAAGAACTCGAACCTCGCCTCGAAAGACTCGCTCTGCTGCTCGCTTCCGACCTGCCGTCGGCGCGAGGAGCGGAGGAAATCGATCTTCGCTTCGCAGACCGTGCAGTTCTGAGGAGTCGGTCTCCGTCTCGGTGA
- the murB gene encoding UDP-N-acetylmuramate dehydrogenase, whose product MEQRAQEALVQLLGERISFDVPMSRHTSLRIGGRADAVAAPASADETAALLRICHRFRLPHTVLGNGFNTLVLDGGIEGVTLLTNKLRSLEERPGGGLRAQAGVSHASLMRLCTQKGYSGLEFGAGIPGTVGGWIAMNAGIGSREAKDVVIEVEVVSPTGRKRSHLGRDALRFSYRSLRGLAAGSVIVSALLAVEIADPDAVKDEVKRLLAARAGSQPLDVPTCGSVFKNPAGDFAGRLIEAAGLKGAVRGGAQISTIHANFIANTGGAKAADVLALMREVQEQVKAKTGIQLQPEVRILGREAA is encoded by the coding sequence ATGGAACAGCGGGCCCAAGAAGCGTTGGTGCAGTTGCTCGGAGAGCGAATCTCCTTCGATGTTCCCATGTCCCGCCACACTTCCCTGCGCATTGGCGGTCGGGCAGACGCGGTCGCAGCACCGGCGAGCGCTGACGAAACCGCTGCCCTGCTCCGGATCTGCCATCGCTTCCGGCTCCCTCACACGGTGCTGGGCAACGGATTCAATACGCTGGTGCTCGACGGCGGGATCGAAGGAGTCACGCTCTTGACCAACAAGCTGCGCAGTCTGGAAGAACGCCCGGGCGGAGGCTTACGCGCCCAGGCCGGTGTTTCTCACGCGAGCCTTATGCGCCTGTGCACCCAAAAGGGTTACAGCGGACTCGAATTCGGAGCCGGCATTCCCGGGACCGTAGGGGGTTGGATCGCGATGAACGCCGGTATCGGGTCGCGCGAAGCCAAGGACGTGGTGATCGAAGTCGAAGTCGTGAGCCCAACCGGGCGCAAGCGTTCCCACCTCGGCCGCGACGCGCTGCGGTTTTCGTATCGCTCCCTGCGCGGCCTCGCAGCGGGAAGCGTGATCGTCTCCGCGCTGCTCGCCGTCGAAATTGCAGATCCCGATGCGGTCAAAGATGAAGTCAAGCGACTGCTCGCAGCGCGTGCGGGTTCGCAACCGCTGGACGTACCCACTTGCGGCTCCGTGTTCAAGAACCCGGCGGGAGACTTCGCGGGCAGGTTGATCGAAGCCGCCGGACTGAAGGGCGCCGTGCGCGGAGGCGCCCAGATCTCCACCATCCATGCAAACTTCATTGCCAACACCGGCGGCGCCAAAGCCGCAGACGTGCTGGCCCTGATGCGCGAAGTCCAGGAACAGGTCAAAGCAAAGACCGGCATCCAGTTGCAACCCGAGGTGCGAATCCTCGGCAGGGAGGCGGCATGA
- a CDS encoding UDP-N-acetylmuramate--L-alanine ligase, whose protein sequence is MKHRVRHMHFVGIAGVGMSGLAELMHSRGYEVSGSDLTGGRIVDHLKQLGIAVGVGHSAERVRDADVVIHSTAIDAQNAELVEARRRGIPVIRRAEMLAEAMRGMQGIAIAGTHGKTTTTALIAHLLVQAKLDPTALVGGRLQGHPGRTEGAIIGGGDWLVTEADESDGSFLELSPCISVVTNIDADHLDHYGKMEILEAAFLRFARNIPFWGLCVVCSDHPRVRSLSRQLSGRVLRYGTQEGAELRARDLVSDAMGMRFGVERGGSQLGEVELPLPGIHNVENALAALGVALEVGVPFAQAAAGLASFRGVARRFEDKGSVGGVRVIDDYGHHPIEVRATLRAARALHSGRIVTIFQPHRFSRTRDCMDEFSHAFADCDVLIVTDTYAAGESPIQGASASDLARDIQKAGHPDVRYMDRFADIIDALQASLKSGDLVLTLGAGDVTQLGPRLLERLRTGAST, encoded by the coding sequence GTGAAACACCGCGTGCGACACATGCACTTCGTGGGAATCGCTGGGGTCGGCATGTCCGGACTCGCCGAACTGATGCACAGCCGGGGCTACGAAGTCAGCGGTTCGGATCTCACGGGCGGCCGCATCGTCGATCATCTGAAGCAGCTGGGGATTGCGGTTGGGGTAGGCCATAGCGCGGAACGGGTTCGCGATGCGGATGTCGTGATCCATTCGACCGCGATCGATGCCCAGAACGCCGAACTCGTGGAAGCCAGACGCCGCGGAATTCCGGTCATCCGGCGCGCCGAAATGTTGGCGGAAGCCATGCGAGGGATGCAGGGCATTGCGATCGCTGGAACCCACGGCAAGACGACCACCACCGCACTGATCGCCCATCTACTGGTCCAGGCCAAACTCGACCCGACCGCCCTGGTCGGAGGTCGGCTTCAGGGTCATCCCGGCCGCACGGAAGGGGCGATCATCGGCGGCGGCGATTGGCTCGTGACCGAAGCGGATGAGAGCGACGGCTCATTCCTCGAACTGTCACCGTGCATCAGCGTCGTTACCAATATCGACGCGGACCACCTCGACCACTACGGGAAGATGGAAATCCTCGAAGCCGCGTTCCTTCGTTTCGCGCGCAACATCCCCTTCTGGGGCCTGTGCGTCGTGTGTTCCGATCATCCTCGTGTGCGCTCGCTTTCTCGGCAACTCAGCGGCCGGGTACTCCGCTACGGAACACAAGAGGGCGCAGAACTCCGAGCCCGAGACCTGGTGAGCGACGCCATGGGCATGCGCTTTGGCGTCGAGCGAGGGGGTTCGCAACTCGGCGAGGTCGAACTCCCGCTGCCCGGAATCCACAATGTCGAAAACGCCCTGGCGGCCTTGGGCGTGGCCCTCGAAGTCGGCGTTCCGTTCGCCCAGGCGGCCGCTGGCCTGGCGAGCTTCCGCGGCGTGGCTCGCCGCTTTGAAGACAAGGGAAGCGTCGGCGGCGTGCGAGTGATCGACGACTACGGACATCATCCGATCGAAGTCCGGGCCACTCTCCGCGCCGCGCGCGCACTCCATTCGGGCCGAATCGTCACGATCTTTCAGCCCCACCGCTTTTCGCGAACCCGAGACTGCATGGACGAGTTCAGCCACGCATTTGCGGATTGCGATGTGTTGATCGTGACCGACACCTACGCGGCGGGTGAGTCGCCGATCCAGGGCGCGTCGGCGAGCGATCTCGCGCGCGATATCCAGAAGGCCGGTCATCCGGATGTTCGCTATATGGATCGCTTCGCAGACATCATCGATGCCCTGCAAGCTTCGCTCAAGAGCGGAGACCTCGTCCTCACCCTGGGTGCAGGAGACGTCACTCAACTCGGGCCCAGGCTGCTCGAACGACTGCGTACGGGGGCGTCGACGTGA
- the murG gene encoding undecaprenyldiphospho-muramoylpentapeptide beta-N-acetylglucosaminyltransferase: protein MTLSWVIAGGGTGGHVTMAIALAEALQRRGERVLVLGSQSGLETELVPSAGFELVALSSRQVVGRGVLGSLFGALWIVAAAFSARRALNKCGADAVISVGGYAAMPSLLAAICMRIPIALVEPNAIPGRVNRLTARFARLVFPGFEITAKRLAVESRSHSLGVPLRESLIEAFDREDERRAATAPFRLLVFGGSQGARQINEAMMTAAPGLAELEVEVFHSAGKADRDRVAESYEKAGVRAETVAFESDLPARYRWADIAICRAGALTIAELALSGLPALLVPYPYAADDHQTANAVELENIGAALRLTGLEEPVAGGERVVSALRNIFSDPTRLVAMGTAARSMAHPQAAREIIETCTAEMFSATVTASAGNTGGPST, encoded by the coding sequence ATGACGCTTTCCTGGGTCATCGCCGGCGGCGGCACCGGGGGTCATGTGACCATGGCGATCGCCCTGGCCGAAGCGCTGCAGCGTCGGGGCGAACGCGTCCTCGTACTGGGTTCACAAAGCGGGCTCGAGACCGAACTCGTCCCCAGCGCCGGATTCGAACTGGTCGCGTTGTCGAGTCGACAGGTGGTGGGACGCGGGGTGCTCGGGAGTTTGTTCGGGGCACTTTGGATCGTGGCCGCAGCCTTCTCCGCCAGGCGCGCGCTCAACAAGTGCGGGGCGGACGCAGTGATCTCGGTCGGGGGATACGCGGCCATGCCCTCGCTGTTGGCCGCCATCTGCATGAGAATTCCGATCGCGCTGGTCGAACCCAACGCGATTCCCGGGCGAGTCAATCGCTTGACCGCGCGCTTTGCACGTCTCGTCTTTCCGGGCTTCGAGATCACGGCAAAACGTCTCGCAGTGGAGTCGCGCAGTCACTCGCTCGGCGTACCGTTGCGCGAGTCGTTGATCGAGGCTTTCGATCGCGAAGATGAGCGGCGCGCCGCGACCGCACCTTTTCGACTGCTCGTATTCGGAGGCAGCCAAGGCGCCCGCCAAATCAACGAGGCCATGATGACGGCCGCTCCGGGTCTCGCGGAACTCGAGGTCGAGGTCTTCCACTCAGCGGGGAAAGCCGATCGAGATCGCGTCGCCGAGAGCTACGAAAAGGCCGGGGTGAGGGCCGAGACCGTAGCCTTCGAATCCGACCTCCCCGCTCGCTACCGCTGGGCTGACATCGCCATCTGTCGCGCCGGGGCACTCACGATCGCCGAACTCGCCCTGTCGGGTCTCCCCGCCCTGCTCGTTCCCTATCCCTACGCGGCCGACGATCACCAGACGGCAAACGCAGTGGAACTCGAAAACATCGGCGCGGCTCTCAGGCTTACCGGTCTCGAGGAGCCCGTGGCGGGTGGCGAGCGCGTGGTATCGGCATTGCGGAATATCTTTTCGGACCCGACGCGACTCGTCGCCATGGGAACCGCGGCGCGCAGCATGGCCCACCCCCAGGCTGCACGCGAAATCATCGAAACCTGCACGGCGGAGATGTTCTCCGCGACTGTGACCGCAAGCGCTGGGAATACGGGGGGCCCGTCCACGTGA
- the ftsW gene encoding putative lipid II flippase FtsW, with product MGVREARRSRNGRITAAAGRESAISHSHIDSGLLLSALVLVGIGVVMSYSTTAPLSIDQTIPPLFVHHMTALAIGLMTATAAAFVPLVMWHRIALPIWILGVLMLFATFLFGVEVNGAQRWLAIPGTGIRFQPVEPVKFATLLAVAAIIAPQDGRTQLSRGRALAAIGVALPAILFLLMQPDLGNAILLAALVAMLLIVAGIPLRTLVAPGLVACLGIATYIAFNPYAMRRVVAFLDPWKDPQGAGFQLVQSFIAFNQGGFFGVGLGNGRQKLFYLPEAHTDFILSLVAEELGLVGILVVLGAFAALLISGTRIARRANSRFALLMAFETTCLLAVPAIVNAAVVMGMLPTKGLTLPFLSYGGTSLVICCTILGVLLGISRQRGPAIIVSNRRRSPGGGV from the coding sequence ATGGGTGTCCGCGAAGCGCGCAGAAGCAGAAACGGACGAATCACCGCAGCGGCCGGCCGCGAGAGTGCGATCTCCCACTCGCACATCGACAGTGGGCTCTTGCTCTCCGCACTGGTGCTGGTCGGGATCGGTGTCGTGATGAGTTACAGCACCACAGCACCGCTCTCCATCGACCAAACCATCCCACCGCTCTTCGTACACCACATGACCGCTCTTGCGATCGGGCTAATGACCGCAACCGCGGCGGCTTTCGTACCGCTCGTCATGTGGCACCGAATCGCGCTACCGATCTGGATCCTGGGCGTCCTGATGTTGTTCGCCACCTTCTTGTTCGGCGTAGAGGTCAATGGAGCGCAGCGTTGGCTCGCGATCCCGGGTACGGGTATCCGCTTTCAGCCCGTTGAGCCCGTCAAGTTTGCAACCCTGCTCGCGGTCGCCGCGATCATCGCGCCCCAGGACGGCCGCACTCAACTCAGCCGCGGGCGCGCACTCGCCGCAATCGGCGTCGCACTGCCCGCAATCTTGTTTCTTCTCATGCAGCCCGATCTCGGCAATGCGATCTTGCTCGCAGCGCTGGTCGCAATGCTCCTGATCGTGGCGGGCATTCCTCTCCGGACCCTGGTGGCACCTGGACTCGTGGCCTGTCTCGGAATTGCGACCTATATCGCCTTCAACCCCTACGCGATGCGCCGGGTGGTCGCCTTTCTCGATCCCTGGAAGGATCCCCAGGGTGCGGGCTTTCAACTCGTTCAGTCGTTCATCGCGTTCAACCAGGGCGGTTTTTTCGGCGTCGGCCTGGGCAACGGCAGACAAAAACTCTTCTACCTCCCCGAAGCCCACACGGATTTCATTCTTTCCCTGGTCGCCGAAGAACTCGGACTGGTCGGCATTCTCGTGGTGCTCGGCGCATTCGCCGCATTGCTGATCTCTGGAACTCGAATCGCCCGACGCGCCAATTCACGCTTCGCCCTGCTGATGGCGTTCGAAACGACCTGTCTGCTCGCAGTCCCGGCGATCGTGAACGCGGCGGTGGTGATGGGCATGCTGCCGACCAAGGGACTCACGCTGCCATTTCTCTCGTACGGGGGAACCTCCCTCGTAATCTGTTGCACGATCCTGGGGGTCCTGCTCGGAATCTCTCGCCAACGCGGTCCCGCCATCATCGTCAGCAATCGGCGGCGCAGTCCGGGGGGCGGCGTATGA
- the murD gene encoding UDP-N-acetylmuramoyl-L-alanine--D-glutamate ligase — MDLSGKKVLILGLGISGTSAANFCAAKGALVLAADEAPASEISGFDALAPGIETVTGTALPDPADFDLVVPSPGIPNARYAERARAVAGDIELAGQFLEIPIVAVTGTNGKSTTVRLIEAMLQGAGLRARAAGNLGTPALSLVGEPLDAAVLEVSSFQLEAVEHFRPRVAVVLNISPDHLDRHGDFEAYRRAKLRIVERQGPDDVVILNFDDPVTREFENRCEAQIWGFSRRQPVENGVCLDAGVALIRDGKQVRRVSIDGLRLAGVHNLENVLAALAAVTALGVDPSRAIGAVLDFPGLPHRSEYVASVSGVTFINDSKATNPGAAVRSLEGFDSPVVWIAGGRDKGLDFAELADMAAARVKSALFYGESAGLLAEALAGRIDVRRVEDLAEAVALAATIAQSGDTVLLAPACASFDQFKSFEDRGDHFRLAVRAIAQTEQTAQETKN, encoded by the coding sequence ATGGACCTGTCGGGAAAAAAAGTTTTGATATTGGGGCTTGGAATTTCGGGAACCAGTGCGGCGAATTTTTGCGCCGCAAAGGGAGCCCTGGTGCTCGCCGCCGACGAGGCGCCAGCATCAGAGATCAGCGGCTTCGACGCCCTGGCACCGGGTATCGAGACCGTAACCGGAACCGCGCTGCCGGATCCCGCCGACTTTGATCTCGTCGTGCCCAGCCCCGGGATTCCCAACGCACGATACGCCGAGCGCGCTCGTGCGGTCGCGGGGGACATCGAACTCGCCGGGCAGTTTCTCGAGATTCCGATCGTGGCCGTCACGGGCACCAATGGAAAGTCGACCACGGTGCGTCTCATCGAAGCGATGTTGCAGGGCGCAGGGCTGCGGGCCAGGGCGGCCGGCAATCTCGGCACCCCGGCGCTTTCGCTCGTCGGCGAACCCCTGGATGCCGCGGTGCTCGAAGTCTCGTCGTTCCAGCTCGAGGCCGTCGAACACTTTCGTCCCCGGGTGGCGGTCGTCTTGAACATCAGCCCGGACCACCTGGATCGACACGGCGACTTCGAAGCCTATCGCCGGGCCAAGCTGCGCATCGTCGAACGACAGGGGCCCGACGACGTGGTGATCCTCAATTTCGATGATCCCGTGACCCGCGAGTTTGAAAATCGCTGCGAGGCGCAGATCTGGGGCTTCAGCCGACGGCAACCGGTCGAGAACGGCGTCTGCCTCGATGCCGGCGTCGCCTTGATTCGCGACGGCAAACAGGTCCGGCGCGTTTCCATCGACGGCCTGCGCCTTGCCGGCGTGCACAATCTCGAAAATGTTCTCGCTGCCCTCGCCGCGGTCACGGCGCTGGGGGTCGATCCCAGTCGCGCGATCGGCGCGGTGCTCGACTTCCCTGGCCTGCCCCATCGCTCTGAGTACGTTGCATCCGTTTCGGGAGTGACCTTCATCAACGACTCAAAGGCCACGAACCCGGGCGCCGCCGTTCGCTCGCTCGAAGGCTTCGACTCACCGGTGGTCTGGATCGCCGGGGGCCGGGACAAGGGGCTCGACTTCGCGGAACTCGCGGACATGGCGGCCGCGCGGGTGAAGTCTGCGCTGTTCTACGGCGAGTCCGCAGGGCTCCTGGCAGAGGCCCTCGCCGGCCGCATCGATGTACGTCGAGTCGAAGATCTGGCCGAAGCTGTCGCGCTGGCGGCAACGATCGCGCAATCGGGTGACACCGTACTGCTGGCGCCCGCCTGCGCGAGCTTCGATCAATTCAAGAGCTTCGAAGACCGCGGCGATCACTTTCGTCTCGCCGTCCGCGCTATCGCACAGACCGAACAGACCGCGCAGGAGACAAAAAACTGA